The following is a genomic window from Serratia ficaria.
TGGGCCAGGCCCTCCAGCGCGGTGCGGTGCGCGGACGCCGGCAGCGCCTGCAGCGCGGCGATCGCCTTGTCGGCTTCTTCCTCGGCGCGCTGACGGGTGTACGCCAAAGAACCGCATTGCTGCATGGCCTGCAGCACCGGCTCCAGCAGGTGGCGGCCGTTGCCTTGTTCAATCGCTGCGCGGATCATCGTTCTTTGCGCTTCGTCGCCATTGTGCATGGCGTGCAGCAGCGGCAGGGTGGGCTTCCCTTCATTCAGATCGTCACCGGTGTTCTTGCCCAGGGTGCTGCCGTCCGCGCTGTAATCGAGCAGATCGTCGATCAATTGGAAGGCGGTGCCGAGGTAACGGCCGTAATCCTGCAGCGCTTTTTCCTGCGCCTCGCTGGCGCCGGACAAAATCGCCGAAGATTGCGCAGCGGCTTCGAACAGGCGCGCGGTTTTGCTGTAGATCACCCTCATATAGCTTTCTTCGGTGATGTCGGGATCGTGCACGTTCATCAACTGCAGCACTTCGCCTTCGGCAATCACGTTGACCGCCTCGGACATCAGCGCCAGCACGCGCAGCGATTCCAGGCT
Proteins encoded in this region:
- the ispB gene encoding octaprenyl diphosphate synthase; amino-acid sequence: MNLEQITELTAQDMAAVNATILEQLNSDVTLINQLGYYIISGGGKRIRPMIAVLAARALGYEGHKHVTVAALIEFIHTATLLHDDVVDESDMRRGKATANAAFGNAASVLVGDFIYTRAFQMMTSLESLRVLALMSEAVNVIAEGEVLQLMNVHDPDITEESYMRVIYSKTARLFEAAAQSSAILSGASEAQEKALQDYGRYLGTAFQLIDDLLDYSADGSTLGKNTGDDLNEGKPTLPLLHAMHNGDEAQRTMIRAAIEQGNGRHLLEPVLQAMQQCGSLAYTRQRAEEEADKAIAALQALPASAHRTALEGLAHLAVQRDF